One Spea bombifrons isolate aSpeBom1 chromosome 1, aSpeBom1.2.pri, whole genome shotgun sequence DNA window includes the following coding sequences:
- the P2RX7 gene encoding P2X purinoceptor 7 yields MSCFEYTTQKDVRIRSIPLGILKYFISLSVFVYMCCILITEKGYQEKDSVISSVHTKVKGVLDAENRIWDTAEYTIPSLGTNSFFVLTNIVKTENQAQGFCPEFPNRKTICSRDDICKKGYADPQSNGIQTGRCVQYNSSYKTCEIRAWCPVESKNTPDPAVLGSAENLTVLIKNTIHFAEFNYTTKNILPEYNVSCIYHRIKAPHCPIFRLGDVFKEAGESFSQVAVLGGIMGIEINWNCDLDFWAFSCRPHYSFRRLDDKVVDERLYPGLNFRFARYYQSPNRGEQRTLIKATGIRFDIQVYGTGGQFRWFRLIIFIGSYLSYFGLATVLIDVLIGLYCESCCDPKSSQKFYDDLKYEKVTGPSILTSCQKLRFVSFVDHDEIIMVDKALNRSLQKTRGRHIKREAFANITETIPQNYSETTTASEAEAQPLTKGNLDQTILRPPWCQCSKCSKMKAFEDQLCCRLEDGECITRSDMFKRLVLSRETLLYVLQYSNPLLKASSVSNTELLDCAKKQYIRWRFASNKVVLDFAVIPNCCKHEIERVFKHDFAETSFHDVGASSSSSTYHSSK; encoded by the exons ATGTCCTGTTTTGAGTACACGACACAAAAAGATGTTCGAATAAGAAGCATTCCTCTCGGCattctaaaatatttcatttctttgtCTGTATTTGTATACATGTG TTGTATTCTGATTACTGAAAAGGGCTACCAAGAAAAAGACTCTGTAATCAGTTCAGTTCACACAAAGGTTAAGGGCGTTTTAGATGCTGAAAACAGGATCTGGGATACCGCAGAGTATACGATACCATCACTC GGCACTAATTCATTCTTTGTTCTAACCAACATAGTAAAAACTGAAAATCAGGCACAGGGCTTCTGCCCAGAG tttCCGAACAGAAAAACTATTTGCTCACGAGACGATATTTGCAAAAAAGGCTACGCTGACCCACAAAGTAACG GAATACAAACTGGGCGATGTGTACAATATAACTCTTCTTACAAAACCTGTGAAATCCGTGCCTGGTGTCCTGTGGAGTCCAAGAATACACCCGA TCCTGCTGTTCTGGGAAGTGCTGAGAATTTGACTGTTTTGATAAAGAACACCATTCACTTTGCTGAATTCAATTATACGAC aaAGAACATCCTACCAGAATACAATGTTTCTTGCATCTACCACAGAATCAAAGCCCCCCATTGTCCCATCTTCAGATTAGGAGACGTTTTCAAGGAGGCTGGAGAAAGCTTTTCTCAAGTAGCTGTCCTG GGTGGTATAATGGGCATTGAAATCAACTGGAACTGTGATCTTGATTTCTGGGCATTTAGTTGTCGACCTCACTACAGTTTTCGGCGGTTGGATGATAAAGTTGTTGATGAGCGTTTGTATCCCGGTTTAAACTTCAG gtttgcCAGATACTACCAATCTCCAAACAGAGGTGAACAAAGGACATTAATAAAGGCCACCGGAATACGATTTGACATTCAAGTCTATGGCACT GGAGGCCAGTTCAGATGGTTTCGGCTGATAATATTCATCGGTTCTTATTTGTCTTACTTTGGGTTG gccACGGTATTAATTGACGTTCTCATCGGTCTATATTGTGAAAGCTGTTGTGATCCAAAATCTTCCCAGAAGTTTTATGATGATCTGAAATACGAAAAGGTCACTGGGCCCTCTATTTTAACG TCATGCCAGAAACTCAGGTTTGTTTCATTTGTGGATCACGATGAGATTATCATGGTGGATAAAGCATTGAATAGAAGTTTGCAGAAGACCAGAGGCCGACATATCAAG AGAGAAGCATTTGCAAACATCACTGAGACCATACCACAAAACTATTCTGAAACCACCACAGCCAGTGAAGCAGAAGCACAGCCACTTACCAAAGGAAACCTTGACCAAACCATTCTACGTCCTCCTTGGTGCCAGTGTTCAAAATGCTCCAAAATGAAGGCATTTGAAGATCAGCTTTGTTGCAGGTTGGAGGATGGAGAATGTATAACAAGATCCGATATGTTTAAAAGGCTGGTTTTGTCCAGAGAAACCTTGCTATATGTTCTCCAGTACAGTAATCCTCTTTTAAAAGCCAGTTCCGTAAGCAACACAGAATTACTTGACTGTGCAAAGAAACAGTACATTCGGTGGCGTTTTGCGTCTAATAAGGTGGTATTGGACTTTGCTGTTATACCAAACTGCTGTAAGCATGAAATAgaaagggtatttaaacatgatTTTGCTGAAACATCTTTCCATGATGTAGGTGCATCTTCCTCCTCATCAACCTACCACTCCTCAAAATAA